The following DNA comes from Chitinophaga nivalis.
CGTGTGCCGCTGCTGCAAAGGTCAATGGCTGCAGCCGGACGAGTGGCGCCGTTGCTGCATAATCACACCAGATGTCCAGCGTGGTGCGGAGGGCGTTGCCGGGAAGTACCTGATCCGATGCAATGAGCTGTATGTTGCAGGGAGTGGGTAGTTGCGCGGGTAGCGCTGACACCGGCAATGTTATGGGGAGTACTGTTTGTAATGGTTGCCACGGGAGGTCTTCCAGTGTAGCCACTGGCGTTAGTCCGTTCAGCGGAAACAGTTGACCGCCTGCATCCAGCAGATAGGTGTGCAGGGCAGGCAGGCTATGTAGCTGCGGAGCGATGGGCGCTGGCCACGGAATACCCCGCAACCAGATATATGTGGGCGTGACAGCGGCCTGCAGGCCGGGAAAACAACGTACCGGGCCCAGTGCAGCCAGACTGCCGGCGGGTAGTTGCATGACTATTTCCTGGATAGCGGGTGTCATGATTCCTGCATGATTTTTTTCCACAGTGCATCCATGGGTTGCATCACGAAGTGGCGTTGTGTAGGATTGGTAATCCATTCACAGCGGCTGTTGAGGTAGCGGAGCCGGTCTTTGATGGTAGACCGGTGCGCACTGCTCACCGAAGTATCCTGCCATTGTGCGGCTAATAGCTGCAGTTCCTTGTAAATTTCGTCTGCATCGGGCAGGCTGTTGACGCGGGCACGGGGATGTTCGTTGCCATCATCCGGATGCGTAGCGATGGCGGTATTCACGATGCCGGCTACGATTTCCTGTTGTGCAGTCGTGTCCCAGATATAACGTAACACCCACATGTCGGCCGGAATAGCTACCAGGCGTTTACAGAGCAAAGCACTGGCGGCCATGAGGCGCTGCAGTTTTACGGCTCTCCGGTCGGATACCATCAGCCCGGCGTTGCGGAGTTGTTGTATCAGGGTAATATATTCCGGCCGGATATTATCCAGGTTAACCATGCCTATCAGTTGCTGCAATTGTTTTACTTCCTCACTGCTGATGAGCGGCCCCGTTGCAGGTGCCGACTGCTCCAGCTTCCAGCCGTTGTGCAATACTGCTTCCAGCTGTTGCGGATCTACATACTGACAGTTGACCCTGATGAGAAAACGATCGTATAAAGCCTGCAGGGCTTCTTCTTCCGGCAGGTGATTACTGGCGCCCACTATCATGAGCGCTGGCAATGCTTTGGTTTCCCGGCCCCGGCGGAATACTCTTTCGTTCAGTACCATCAGCAGACTGTTTAATATGGCGCTGTTGGCGTTGAGTAATTCATCCAGGAAGATGAGCGAGGCCTCGGGCAACATACCGGTGGTGTTGGTGACCAGTTCGCCTTCCCGCAGTTTGCGGATATCGAACGGACCGAATAATTCATTCGGTTCTGTAAAGCGGGTGAGCAGGTATTCAAAGGTGTCTCCATCCAGCAATTGTGCCAATGCCTTTACCAGGGCGCTTTTAGCGGTTCCCGGAGGACCTAGCAGAAAAATATGTTCGCGGCCGGCGAGGCAGATGCCCATCAGATCAATAATATCATCTTTTCCGGTAAAGGTATTTTTCAGTTGATGTAGTACATGATTCAACTTATCTACCAGTAATAATTCGTTCATAAAAGGTATGGATGTATATAACAGATGCGGGGAGCGGAAAGATCCCGTTATCGGTAGTATCGCTGCTTAAAGATATTGGTTTGTATCGCTGATAAATTGTTTGAAATCGGGCCAGAGAATATCTGTATAATTTCCAAGTGAAGCTTTTACAGCTTCTTTCACAGCTGGTATCCGGCACCTGTCTGTATCCCTGGATGCGATGATTCTGTCTGCATATGCCTGCAACAGGGAAGGGTGTGCCAGAATATGATCCAGTACAGCCGTTACCGGTATATTCATACCAGTAGACGAAAAGGGCCAGACTGCAGCGGTTTCCTTCAGGTGCTGTACCAGCGGATCATCGGGCGACAAACCTTTGCTGAGGCTCACCAGATCGGGGAGGTAGCGCAGACACAGATCGGCGCCATAGATGGCTTCCGGTGTGATGGCATCCGGATAGGGCGTCAGCAGTATTTTAATCTGCTCTTCGCCCAGCTGTCGCAGCATGGCCAGTTGTACGGCTCTGTATATATATATGGCTGCCCACATAGCGGCTTTTTCATCAAAAGCAGGGGCAGTACCAGGCATGTCCAGTATATCATTTTCATAATACTGATGCAATACTGTAGCAGTATCCTGTATTTCCTGTGTAGAAAAGGGATGTATAGTATCTGCGACAGTTACCTGGCCTTCCCGGATCAAGTGGGAGATAAAGGCGGATAAGTTCATAGGTGAGCTTTTAGCTACTCGCGTTTAGCTGTAAAAAATACAAAATCAAAATAAGAAAAATTAATTTCCTTCTGGCGTGCATGGCGCTTTGCTGTAAATGCATTCAGTACCCGGTAAGTGTTACTCGCTGGCTTCCTGCCAGGTTTGGACCATAAAAACATAATCCATGATATAACCTGTGGCAATGATCATTTTGCCGGTTAGCGGTAACAGCGGATTGTCCATGAAAGGATTACAGCCTGCAGGACGGATCAGGTAATCAAACTGATCTGCCACCAGGTATACACCCAGATGTTCGCTTTTGGTGTGTTTCCCGAAGGTGCGTAACACGAGGCGTCCTGTTACAGTGATGGTGGGAAGATTAATATCCCCTTTTTTATCTGCTGACATATTCACGATATCCCAGTATTTGATTATTTTTTTCTTTAACAACAAGTACTTTGGTCAGCGGAGCGTTTCCGTTGCCTGCCGATTCCGAAAATACATGAAATTTCACAGATGGGGCGGATGCATTTAGCGCTTCCTGGCTGATATGATTCCTTTTCCGGTTAATAAATACTTTCGGCAAGGCTTTTTCGACGAAGTTTTTTTCTGTCAGCAGGCTGTCCATCGCTGTTTGTAGTTCCGGGTCTGTGGTATGGCTGTTATCTGAAGGATGTGGGACAGCGATAAAATCATCCAGTACTTTCCCTCTGGCTTCCAGGTTGTCGCGGCGGTTCTGTACACTGTTGACAAAGGTATTGCTGCCGTCGGTACTGGGATCCCGTTCGTTGATGACCGGCTGGATGGAAGGATCTCCGAGCAGGTAAAACTGGGCGGCTGTTTTCAGCTCATAGGGGTCCAGGGTAGGGCCCATTTCATGCAGAAAACGTTGCCGGGCTTCCAGCAATGCCCGGCCGGTAGAGGCGCCGTTCAGCACATTGATGAGAAAGAACTGGGTCAGCAGGTCTGCCAGTCCTTGTCCGGTGGGTGGCCCGTAGGCAATATTGGAGCTGCCTACAAAAGCCAGTGCCTGTTGCAGCATATAGCTGTTGGCCATGCTGATGAGATGATCGGTATTCTTCCGCGGGTCAAATAACTGGCCGCCATAGCAACATTCTGCCGCCACAATGGTACCGGGTGATAGTTTCCGGTCCAGACCATCAGACCTTAATGCCAGCGGAAAATCATAGGCTTTCTGGCCGTAAAAGGCCGGATCATTAATGGCGCCGTGGCAATTGATGAAATGTGTTTTGGGAGATAATTGTTCGGCTGTCCATTGGCCGCCCTTACTGGTTTCTTCTCCCGGAAAAACCATCAGCCGGGCATGATCGCCAAAAATATTTTTCAGGCTGTTCTGGGTAGAATCCTGCCAGTCGAACGTGCTGATGGAATAATAGTTTTTATATTCATTTTGCGGTAAAGGAACCGCTTTACGTATGGTATTGATCAGTGTTTGCAGGTAGGTGATATCTGTTTGCCCCGGTACATCCGGCAGCCGGCCTACCACCCGGGTTGGTGCGATAAATTTCCCCGGATCGGTATCGTAGGGCGTATCGCAGGCATAAGGCAGATCACTGGGAATAAATCCATCCGGATCATTATCTCCGGATAGTAAATTTTTTAACCGTTGAAAGGGAATAATGTCCTGGGCACCAATGAGCAGCAGGTATCCCGGCGCAAAAAAGCGGTAGAGGTCATCAATGGCTTTTTTACATTGCATTTCATCGGCGTGGTCTGTTACAGGGGTAGCCTGACAGTTTTTCATCTGTTCAATATCATCCAGCAAAATGAGATGGGATTCCAGGTGTCTGGTTGCATCAAATGATTGCAGGGCTTTCAGGTCGTCCAATATCGCTGTATGCTTGTCTCCATACTTTTTGCTTAATGCAGCTTTATTGGTTATAATGAGTTTCGTCGTCAGCATATTCAATACAGGGGATGCCATGTTATCCAGGTTAAGCGCTCAAAAATATTGAAATAAAGGATAACAAGCATGGCTTTTCATTACAATAGTAAACTTGTCATACGCATCGTACTTGCATAGTGGAAAGTAAAGCGTATTTTAGTCAATATGTTTCCTCCTTATGAAAACGTTCATTCTCTTCTACTTATTGCTGTTAACAACCATATCAGCCGGTGCGCAGCACACCACCCGGTTCCGGGTCAAAGCCGGTCCGTTTGCCCGCGAAAACAGTGTGATCCAGACCGTATTTGTTCCGGCAGATACCACGGCGCTGGCACTGATAGAAATAACCGATGGTAAACGTACACCCGTACCCGTGAATATCATGGAAGGAGGACTTTGCTGGGTGATGAGTGGCTATACACCTGCCGGCGCTGAAAGAGAATATGAGTTACTGAAAACAGCGGAACTGCCTCCGTCCGGCATGCAGGCCACTATCCGGGATGGCGCCGTTGTGCTGCAGGAAGGCCCGCAAGCCATTCTGCAATACAATTTCAACACAGTATCACCGCCGCCCGGAACAGATACTGTGTACAACCGCAGCGGATTTATTCATCCGTTATGGGCCCCCAACGGCGCAGTACTGACCCAGATCTTTCCCAATGCCGGACACCGGCATCATATGGGTATATGGAATCCGTGGACCCATACGTTGTTTGAAGGAAAAGAAACTGATTTCTGGAACGTACAGAAAAAACAAGGAAAAGTAAGATTCTCGGAATTGCTGGGTGTCATCAACGGAGGCGCTTCCTGTGGCTTTGCTGCTCATCAGGAACATGTCGCCTTTTTAGCCGATGGCACCACAAAAACAGCCATCAACGAAGTATGGGTGGTGCAGGCTTTCCCTGCTACCCATGGTGGCTCCCGCCGGGAATGGGATTTTACTTCCATTTTAACACCTGCCTCAGATAGTGGTATTACCTTGCTGCAATATCGCTATGGCGGTGGATTTGGACTGCGGGCTACCCCCGCCTTTACCGCCACTACCAGCCAGGTGCTTACTTCCGAAGGCAAAACCCGCAAAGATGCCGACAGCACCCGCGCGCGCTGGGTGAAAATTACCGGCAATACGCCGGCCGGAAAAGCGGGCATGCTGATTATGAATTATCCGGGTAACTACGATTCTCCGGAAGCACTGCGGGTATGGCCGGAAAATATGGAAGGCGGAGAACTGATGCTCAACTATAGTCCTACCCGCATGACCTCCTGGTTCTTAAAACCCGAACAAACTTACCTGCTGAAATACCGGGTGATGGTGTATAACGGAGATATTACCGCTACCGAAGCAGAAGCAGCATGGCAGGAATTCGCCCATCCACCGGATGTTATTGTAGAACATTGATCTGATCTATATCATTGCCATCATCAAAAAATAAAACAGCTAATTGTTTACCTGTTTATTTTTTGATGATGGCATTTTTGTTCGTAATAAATTTCACTGTATCTTTATTGCACTTCTTATAGGAAGGATACCATACTACTTTTTTATTGTTAACCCGATCCGAAAAACCACCATTCCTCCAGATGGCCCTGTCAGTATTAAATATGCCCGGCAGTGACGTGCAAACCATTGTTTATATTGCCGGCACACTCGCCAAAGACTATCATCATTTTCATTATACTGCTGCTCACTTAATGTGTGCCTGTATCCATCGTGCAGCCGGATTACTGCCGGCTTTACACCAGGCTGGTATAGATGTGTCGTACCTGGAAGAGTGGGCTACCATACGCCTGCAGGAACTGCCATATACTACGGACGCATCGCCGGAGCCAACGGCAGATGCTACTGCGAAGGCAGTATTGCAGGAGGCAACGCTGGTAGCCACGGAAATAAATCCACTGACCGCAGCCGGCTGGCGGATACTGATTGCTTTGTGTACACCCGGTGTTGCTTTTCCGCGGGAACAGCTGGCAACACTACCCCTTACCCGGCCCCGGCTGATAACTATGCTGCAGCAGGAAACTGGATTATATCCGGAAGATAACGACAACGGTTATATGAAAAATACCGGAACAACAGCGTTGCCCTACCTGCGTTGTCTGACCGATATTTCCTTACGCGACCAGCTGCCGCCGGTTGTTGGGAGAGAGGGCGCATTGCAGGAAATCATTGCACTCATCAGCCGCCAACATCGGCCGCATGTATTGATCACCGGCGGCGGCGGTGTGGGAAAAACCTCGCTGGCAGCCGGGCTGGCCCGGGCAATCCTGGAACACCGGGTACCCCTGGCACTGCAAAAAATGAGCTTGTATATACTGGACAGCACTACTTTCCTCGCGGCATCTACTACTGCTGCACCGGAAACACAGCTGCTGCAGGCCATATCGCCACTGATGACCACTGGCAATTTGTTGCTTTTCATAGATGACCTGCACCTGCTGTCAGAAAAAATCACGGCAGGCGATATGCTCCGGGTGATAAAAACATGGACGGGAAAAACAACGGTGATATTGATTGGTACCGTTACCCCAGAAGGTTTTCGACAACAGATTGCCCCGCACAGGCAATGGTTGTTTTATTTTGATAGCATAACACTCGCTGCGCCGGATGAACCGCTGGCTGTTCGGATGATCACTGCTGTCTTGCCTGCCTATACTGCCGGTTATTCCCTGGCAGTATCACAGGAAAGTATACACGAAGCCGTGCGTTTAGCGAATCGGTATCAACAAGAGCGATGTTTGCCGGATAGTGCCCTGCGCCTGATCGACCGTACGCTGGCAGCAGTGCAGGTGATGCAGGAAACCTGCGAACACCTGTTGGAGGAACTGCAGCAGGAACTGGCCTTACTGCTGGCACGCGCCGCGCCGGCTGCTGCAGAATGGGCATGGTTTTACCGGCGGGTATTACAACAGCTAGGGCCCCTGTTGACAGGGAAATCTACCGTAGCTGCTACCATTCAGGATCAAGCCAATCAAGCCCACCTGCCACAACAACTACAGGCGCTGCTGGAAGAATTAGGAGGATACACCCGGATAAAGCAAGCCACCATTACCCCCGCAGACCTGGCGACAGTGGTAGCTGCCAGCACGGGTATTCCCGCAGGGAAAATACAAACCAACGAAAAAGGCCGCCTGCTGCAACTGGAAACAAACTTACGCCGGCGGGTCATCGGGCAGGATCATGCCATAAAAGAAGTAACGGATGCCATACTCGCCTCCAGAGCAGGCCTGGGCAATCCTGGAAAACCGATCGCCTCTTTTTTCTTTACCGGGCCTACCGGCACCGGCAAAACAGCCCTGGCCAAAGCGCTGGCAGATGGCCTGTTCCGCGATGAACATTGCCTGATCCGTTTTGATATGTCGGCATTTAAAGAAGCGCACACCGTGGCGCTGCTTTGCGGCGCGCCACCAGGATATGTAGGATATGAAGCCGGCGGCCTGCTGATAAATAAAATACGCCGGCAACCATATGCTGTAGTATTGTTTGATGAAATAGAAAAAGCACATCCGGCCATATTTGATATTTTCCTGCAGATCATGGATGAAGGAACATTGCATGACAGACATGGACAGGTGGGCGACTTCTCCCACGCCCTGATTTTATTTACTTCCAATATAGGAAGTGCATTAATCACCGAATCCTTTCAGCAAAATGTACTGCTCACAGATCATGCACTCCGGGAAATGCTGGCCGGTCATTTCAGGCCGGAGTTTTTAGGCAGACTGACATCCATCATTCCCTTTCATCCGGTGCAGCTGGCCAACATCAGACAGATATTGGATATACAGTTGCAGCCTTTGCAATACCAGTTGCAACAACAGGGAATCACGCTGCAGGTAACCGCTGCCGCCCGGGAATACCTGTCGCAGCAGGGATATTCACCGCAATTCGGCGTACGGCCGCTGCAGGAAGTGATCCGCCGCCGGCTGCAGCAGCCATTGTCCCGTATGCTGCTCGAAGGCAGCCTGCAGGAACAAATGGCCATCTTCCTGGATATAAAGGAAGAACAACCCGTGTGGCACCTGGAAAATGCAGCAGACAATACTTCCGGAAATCAAACATGCAAATAAAATGAATGATCATTATGGTATTGGCGGCACGGAAGTGCGGCCGGACGCCAGCGAAGCGATGGCGGATATCTCGCAGAACCGTACCCTGTTTGCCGAAAAACTCACGCCGCAAGCACCGGTAAAACCAGTGGTGGTAGAAGGCCTTACTTCCGTGGAAGGGGTCTTTCAACACTACAGCCCCACCGTGCAGGTAGATTTTCAGGATGCAGCCGGACAAACGGTGGTAGAAACGCTGGCATTTCATCACCTGGGTGATTTTGGGGTAAAAGGTATGACGGCGCAAAGTGATTTTCTGCGCGACCTGTCTGCTGAAAAAGAACAATACCTGAAAATCATGCAACAACTACAAACCAACAAAATCCTGCAGGCAGCGCTGGCAGATCCTGCTGCCCGAAAAGCGATGCTGGCCACCATTCAGTGCTTGTTGCAGGAGCTGCAACCCCGATAGTATCCGATTCCTTTTTCGCAATCTTCATTTCATCGATTATGTTATCTCCCGAAAAAAAACAAGATACGCAACAACCAGCCACCACTGCCCTCCGGTATACAACGGAGCTGGCAAAGTACGGCGGTTTTGAATTGCTGGAAACGACCATCGCAGGTACACAGAATTTAAACCCGGAACGCAGGGCGCGCCGGAATATTTTTCTCACCGAAACCAGCAAAAAAGAAGAACGGGATCAACTCCGGAAAACCCTATCGCTGTGGGAAAAAGTACTATTGGCCGTCGCGGAGTTGCCCGCCATGGCCGCCTTTTGCCAGGCCCGGGCCATGGAAGCAGAACAGATATTGTCTGCTAATCTGGCTACCGCTATAACGGCCACGCATGCACTGGAACAGGCTTACCGCAATGTGGCGTTGTTCTTTAAAAATGCGTCGGCAGACAAAGTGAAAAATGTGTCCTTCATCAACGTCGCACCGGAACAACTGAAAGACCTGGATAACACCCGGTTTATTGATGCGATACAAGCTACCCTGGTGAATAATTATGATCGTCTCGATCTGCGCGGTAATTACAGCCTGCTGGTTATTTCCGGTTACCTGGGCTCCAACAGGGTATTGGAAAAATGGGCAAAGATTGCACATGAAAATAAAGTGCTGCTGATCACTGATTTTGCACACCTGGATGCGCCGGACGACGTGATGGAGATGTTTGAAACGGCTAACCTGACCGGTGGTGAAATTCACCGCTCCAATGTGATCATGGCTTGTAATTGGCTGGTAGGGCGTGGCAGGCTGCCCGAAGCCGGTGAGGCGGAACACCTGTATGTACCGCCATCCGGTGCCCTGGCCGGAAAAATCTATCATACGCTGATGTCGCAGGTAACCGCCGGTAAAAAATTTGGTGGCATGAATGAGGTGGATGGCGTTAAGTTCGAACTGAAAAAAAGTGAGATTGCCAGCCTGGAAAAAATGGGATTGATTCCCATGGTAAAAGAATATGGGAAAGTCATGGCGTTCAGCGCAAAAACGTTGTTCAACGGAGATAATCCCGGTTTGCAAACCTATTCTGTGGTCCGCGTATTTGATTATGTAACCAAGGTACTGATGGATTTTCTGAACCGGCGGGCGTTTGAAAACTTTAACGCCAATACCCGCAAAGACCTCATGAAACAAATCATCCGTTTCCTGGATAGTATCACGGGGCCGGATAAACTAATCGAGGATTTCAGCATTCGCCGTTTTGAACAGGATGCCCGGCAGAAAGATCGTATCCACCTGGATATTCACCTGAAACCTTACTTCCCGGCTAAAAACTTTCTTATTAAAATGGAGGGACAGAAAGGAGAAGAAACAACGGATTGGGATACGGTTTATGAACAGGATACGTCGTCATAATGTGCACCGCTGCGCCTGGGTTGGTGTTGGCAGCAGCGGCGCTTTTAACGGCCTATATGAGTGATTATTAAGCATCCGGTAAGTGCCTATTTGTACCGACGGTAGGACTGATGATCGTAACGGCAATCTTGATGATTGACAGTGGCGGAACATATGCCATTCGTGTTTTATCATGACAGCCAGCGATCATGCCTGTTGGCGATATGGGTAAAATAGTTGGGTGGCGGTTGCATTATACGCTTTAAGGTGAGCCGGGTTATGATTGTGTAGCAGCCAGGGGTAACAGCACAAGAGGTCTTTAGCCGCATACGTCATTGATAAAGACCCGATAAGGAAATGTCTGTACCGATTTTTCTGCCAGTTGCAGCAACAGGGTTGTTTTCATATACTGTATATCTGTTGCTGCATAATGGGCCGCCGGCTGTTGTAATGTAATGCGGATATCTATCGTACGGCTGTAACCTGCGTGTATACCGGGCTGTATGGTGATACCTTTTTCTACGGTGACGATTCGCATAATATCTCCAAAAATAACCCGGCATAAAGCTTTGATATCAGCTGTTGTAACAATCCGCTCACGGGATAATAAAGCTGCGCGGAAAACATTTATTTTCTCTTCGCCGGTCATCCTGTTTTTTCCTCCCTGTGTAGTAGTCAGTAATGTAATACTATGGGGGATAGTCAGGAGATGGCTGTATTCCTTTAGCTGGCTGCCCATCCGGATATGATTGGCGGCAGTTCCGTTGGTGGTGTAAAACTCCAGGAACAGATAGCCTGCCTGATGGTTGGGTTGCAGCATCACATAAGGTATTTCCTCCCGGAGTATATCCGGTGGTACCTGGGTTTCCAGTGAGGTGAGCAGCTGATAGATTTCCTGCAACCTACTGGATACTACCTCATTTTTTACCGCTTCAAACAAGGCACTTTCATCACGTATTACTTCCAGGAGAGAAGCCAGCATCACTTTGGCTGTACGGGAATCGAAACGACCAACGCCGCCGTGCCGTACGATAAATGTGCCTGCTCTGGGGTTTCCGGATGTAGTAGCGGTATGCAGCTGGTAGTCTGTATGATTGGTATCGCGGATACTTTTGATGGCAAAGAAGCTATCCGGTGTTTGCAGGGGCAGTATGTTCAGGTAGGGTTGTAGTCGATGAGATTGTTCATTTCTTTTGATGTTGATCACCGGGAAACAGTTGATGCTGCAATACAGCGATTCCAGCTGATATACGGGGATTGCGGCCGGAAAGGCCACCCTGATCCATTGTATGTCGGCATCCAGCTGGCTGATATCGGTACCGAATAGTTTTTTTAAAACAGGTGGTGTGGTGATCGTGGCGGGTAAGGCGCCATCCAGGATCGTCAGGAAATGATGCCTAAAGCGTTGGCGTATGTGTTGTGTATAGCGTGTGTACGTATCCGTTATGATGTCTGATAATTCCCCGGTTTTGGTAACAGCAGGCGCGTATTCGGCAGTAACCGGCAGCTCCTGGTCGTCCAGAAAAAAACGGGTAAGCGGAAGGTGGTGGTAAAACAAGGTTTGTTGAGATACACTGCGCAGATCGAAGAAAAAAGACATACCTGCGAGCGATGAAAATGGCGTAGTTACCGACAGGCCGAGCCACAGGTCATTAGAGGGTATATCCGGGAGAGATGTTCCGGTGAGCAGGGGCGTTTTGTAGCAGTAGTCCCGGGTGGTGAATACCTGGTTGCCGATAACCAGGTATTGTATATGTGCAGGGAATAACCGTTGTGCAGTCAGCGGCGCAAAAAAGAGATCGGGTAGCTGCTCCGTTGCCGCCGGATAAACGAAAGGGTGATCCGCCGGAAGATCGGTAATGGTGGCTGCTGGCATAGCGTGTAGGATACCGGCAGCTGGTTCGCTGTTGATCACCGGAGCTGGCAGCAGGAGCTGTGCCAGTTGTTCCAGCAGGCGCCCCTGTGAGACCGTGGCCGCTTCGGTAATCTTTTCCAGTTCTGTAGCGCAGGCTTCCAGTAATAATTGTACTATCGGATCAAAGGAGGTGGCGATGGCCGTATCCGGATACCCCCACAGGCGGGCCGCTGTTTTCAGCAGCCGGGCTTTTATGTGTGTATGGTTCATTTGCATATAATGGTGAAATGATCAGTCATAGGAGAGTGGGCTGATATAGAAGCTGCTGCTGTATTGAAAAGGATGATTGTTCATCACAATAGCGCCCGTGATGGTAAGCCGGATTTTCTTTTTCATTTTATAGCCGGCGGTAGCGGAAAAAACTTCTTCCTCCTGTACCTCCGCGGTGACAGTCAGCTGTGAAAGCCGTTTTTCATAGTGTTTAATGGCGTTGCAGACAGCCGTTTCTATTTGTTCTTTGATCGTGTGGTCCGCTGCTTTGATGTCGAAATCATGTTCCCACCATTGGCAGCCATAATGCGGATCTGCTTTATTTTCTCCTGGTACGGTTGTAATCAGGAGATGGAGGTGTTGCGCGATCGCTGCCTCCGGAGAAAGCCCCGGCAGTTCTTTTTGCTGTAATAGTGCGGCAAACCGTATGGGGAGTGCATAGTATTTTCCCTGCATGTTAGTCGTTTAAAAAATACCCAGTAATTTTTTTCGGTCGTAGGTAATCCTGATGGCAGTCACACAGCCATGGTCATCTTTCAGCAAATAAACCTTTGTGATATGGAGTTTCTTTTTGCCATAAATGCGGGCACAGAAATGGGAGAAGGCAGCTGTTTCTTTGTCATTCAGCGTCACGCTGATGGCCAGGTTATTACAGAGATAGGGCAGGAAGTCTGCCGTACTTTTTTCTTTGTTGATGACCTGCACTAACAGGCTGCGGAAATCGTCTGCTGATATCGGGGGCGCTTCCGCTACGGTGGGAAGAATCGGAGGAGGCATAGCAGGAATGACCGGTGGGGGCGGAAGCGGGAGAACCCGTTGTTTTTCCTTTGATGGAACCGCACGTGCCGGATATACCGTAATCTTTTTCGTTACCAGATGGGCGGTGTCGCCGTTGATCATCAGCGATACTATTTTTTCGCCAGGCGTGGTAAAGGTGCAGGTGAAAGTAGCCTGGGTATAACTGACAACGTTATCCTGTACCAGCTGCCATTGCCAGCTGATAGCCCCTGGTGTTTTATTGCGAAAGGTGACCGGGCTGCCTGCAAATACCGTTGCGGGACCTTCTATCACCGGCCAGATAACAGGGGAGGGAGCTGCTGCTTTTTCAACAGGCGGTGTGATAATAATATCTTTTGTCCAGCTACAGGAGTTATG
Coding sequences within:
- a CDS encoding GPW/gp25 family protein, which encodes MQGKYYALPIRFAALLQQKELPGLSPEAAIAQHLHLLITTVPGENKADPHYGCQWWEHDFDIKAADHTIKEQIETAVCNAIKHYEKRLSQLTVTAEVQEEEVFSATAGYKMKKKIRLTITGAIVMNNHPFQYSSSFYISPLSYD
- a CDS encoding PKD domain-containing protein, which codes for MALRNSESEYLVNTRHLRPHIIRYTDPLVWYTFFFFLLASLILLGFQLTIPEDCTLTTIRIRQEQSIHQSAYTTDAVITFYANRTDANVNDYTWNFNDSSQVVTGSPVYHIFHHPGHYTVTLSHNSCSWTKDIIITPPVEKAAAPSPVIWPVIEGPATVFAGSPVTFRNKTPGAISWQWQLVQDNVVSYTQATFTCTFTTPGEKIVSLMINGDTAHLVTKKITVYPARAVPSKEKQRVLPLPPPPVIPAMPPPILPTVAEAPPISADDFRSLLVQVINKEKSTADFLPYLCNNLAISVTLNDKETAAFSHFCARIYGKKKLHITKVYLLKDDHGCVTAIRITYDRKKLLGIF
- a CDS encoding nucleotidyltransferase family protein, whose protein sequence is MNHTHIKARLLKTAARLWGYPDTAIATSFDPIVQLLLEACATELEKITEAATVSQGRLLEQLAQLLLPAPVINSEPAAGILHAMPAATITDLPADHPFVYPAATEQLPDLFFAPLTAQRLFPAHIQYLVIGNQVFTTRDYCYKTPLLTGTSLPDIPSNDLWLGLSVTTPFSSLAGMSFFFDLRSVSQQTLFYHHLPLTRFFLDDQELPVTAEYAPAVTKTGELSDIITDTYTRYTQHIRQRFRHHFLTILDGALPATITTPPVLKKLFGTDISQLDADIQWIRVAFPAAIPVYQLESLYCSINCFPVINIKRNEQSHRLQPYLNILPLQTPDSFFAIKSIRDTNHTDYQLHTATTSGNPRAGTFIVRHGGVGRFDSRTAKVMLASLLEVIRDESALFEAVKNEVVSSRLQEIYQLLTSLETQVPPDILREEIPYVMLQPNHQAGYLFLEFYTTNGTAANHIRMGSQLKEYSHLLTIPHSITLLTTTQGGKNRMTGEEKINVFRAALLSRERIVTTADIKALCRVIFGDIMRIVTVEKGITIQPGIHAGYSRTIDIRITLQQPAAHYAATDIQYMKTTLLLQLAEKSVQTFPYRVFINDVCG